From one Rhopalosiphum padi isolate XX-2018 chromosome 2, ASM2088224v1, whole genome shotgun sequence genomic stretch:
- the LOC132923258 gene encoding trafficking protein particle complex subunit 6b — MSAEDVLFDMLHSEIVSYLVSKSAEDEDISILEHLGYSCGWRLIERITKELPRYKEELEVLKFICTDFWSCVYKKQVDNLRTNHQGVYVLHDNEFRFFSKLSNGTQYLKSAPKYATFTCGLIRGALENFGISSIVTVEIIRMPSCKFHIQVLPSSS; from the exons ATGTCCGCGGAAGACGTGCTATTCGATATGTTACACTCAGAAATCGTGTCATATCTAGTGTCCAAGTCCGCcgaa GACGAAGATATATCAATATTAGAACACTTGGGTTACTCATGTGGATGGCGACTGATTGAAag AATAACAAAAGAATTGCCGAGGTATAAAGAAGAGCtagaagttttaaaatttatatgtacaGACTTTTGGTCTTGCGTGTATAAAAAGCAGGTGGATAATTTACGAACTAATCATCAAGGTGTCTATGTATTGCACGATAACGAATTTCGATTTTTCAGCAAACTATCAAATGGCACACAGTACCTTAAATCTGCACCCAAa tatgctACTTTTACATGTGGTTTGATTCGAGGAGCTTTAGAAAATTTTGGAATTTCAAGCATTGTAACAGTTGAAATAATTAGAATGCCATCGTGTAAATTCCATATACAAGTACTTCCATCTTCAtcttaa
- the LOC132923255 gene encoding ribosome production factor 2 homolog has product MAVIQRVVKPRTKRGKRILLKKEPKIVENTKHCVFIPGRKSSLQVSSCMKDLLKLKKPDAVMLTQKNDILPFDDAVQIEKLLQKHDSSLFFFSSHNKKRPNNLVLGRTYDQHILDMFELGIESYKGCSEFKGLSEISAGVKPVLVFLGEQFDSDQQLKRIRNLFIDMFQRQPLKQIRPNGIEHVMSFTAVDSKILLRSYRTVLSKTSLKTPRVELHEVGPSVDFVVRRDHMASADLFKTACKRPNIKGKKIKSVRRDNFGSKLGRLHMTKQDVNTLQTRKMKGLKKTYAERKMKRKSDEDKNGPAVKKPKVATQSKKLKKFSKKGRKLRGGQV; this is encoded by the exons atggcCGTTATTCAAAGAGTTGT gaAACCGAGGACAAAACGAGGTAaaagaattttgttaaaaaaagaaCCCAAGATTGTCGAGAACACAAAACACTGTGTATTTATTCCTGGCCGTAAATCATCTTTACAAGTTAGCAGTTGCATGAAAGATTTG CTGAAACTCAAAAAACCAGATGCTGTCATGTTAActcaaaaaaatgatattttgccATTTGATGACGCAGtgcaaattgaaaaattattgcaGAAACATGattcatctttattttttttttcatcacataATAAGAAAAGACCAAACAATTTGGTACTtg GTCGCACTTATGACCAACATATATTAGACATGTTTGAATTGGGTATTGAATCATATAAAGGGTGTAGTGAATTTAAAGGTTTATCTGAAATCTCAGCTGGTGTAAAACCAGTTTTGGTTTTCTTGGGTGAACAATTTGACAGTGATCAACAGCTTAAACGTATACGCAATTTATTCATCGATATGTTTCAAAGACAACCACTTAAACAAATAAGACCAAATGGTATTGAACATGTTATGTCTTTCACAGCTGTCGATAGTAAAATTCTTTTACGTTCTTATAG GACAGTTTTGTCGAAAACCAGTTTAAAAACTCCACGTGTTGAACTCCACGAAGTTGGTCCATCTGTTGATTTTGTTGTTAGAAGAGATCATATGGCTAGTGCTGACTTATTTAAAACTGCATGCAAAAGGCCCAACATtaag ggtAAAAAAATCAAGAGTGTACGTCGTGATAATTTCGGATCTAAATTGGGACGTCTGCATATGACTAAACAGGATGTAAACACACTGCAGACAAGAAAGATGAAAGGTTTGAAGAAAACATATGCAGAGAGGAAAATGAAAAGGAAGAGTGATGAAGATAAAAATGGACCAGCAGTTAAAAAACCTAAAGTTGCAACTCAAAGTAAAAAGTTGaagaaatttagtaaaaaaggAAGGAAATTAAGAGGTGGACaagtttaa
- the LOC132923257 gene encoding uncharacterized protein LOC132923257, translating to MSNIVEIPDPRSPTVAFVRTPLRVVKMIIDEENKSTETRINNELFENTSSGSLIMSTPISNTCDTDDSFHSAVGENDFEPLINSKDTKVMKDSSKKNRRALGCIKNRLIETPKTDMRRKLWRNMEDERVKKGVNNGVENTPPLPFMDLTASAPPKLYRHRKYT from the exons ATGTCGAACATAGTGGAAATTCCAGATCCGCGATCGCCTACTGTAGCTTTTGTCAGAACTCCGTTACGA GTGGTCAAAATGATAATTGACGAAGAAAATAAATCTACAGAGACAAGAATAAATAATGAGTTATTTGAAAACACTTCGTCTGGAAGTCTAATAATGTCAACACCAATTAGTAACACTTGTGATACAGATGATTCATTTCATTCAGCAGTTGGTGAAAATGATTTTGAACCTTTAATAAACAGTAAGGATACTAAAGTAATGAAAGacagtagtaaaaaaaataggaGAGCACTGGGGTGCATTAAAAATCGTTTGATTGAAACACCAAAAACGGATATGCGTCGTAAGCTTTGGCGTAACATGGAGGACGAAAGAGTAAAAAAAGGAGTAAATAATGGAGTTGAAAATACACCACCTTTACCTTTCATGGATTTGACTGCTTCAGCTCCACCAAAATTATATAGACACCGCAAGTATACATAa
- the LOC132921194 gene encoding uncharacterized protein LOC132921194, whose product MNNYYYIKGAPDTVLFDASLVASYDEVLDAECDEDCDLDCLVTVTEAGRRAAYNAFRNVPEARVAQNLYLCACVELKHRTVDTDDDIIEQTAEFWLDVGNDDIKVKVCKTFFARTLGLPDSRLEALLEPDTFEWFSRYRDYSRSSGDCGEGDIDDDEDYDENHGHRRRRYANGGVCDDDEIPCADFVLNSRKYLDKKNSAFVEETDSDVEVYLDGITHSAYNNVINYIQTIPRVVSTWISQENSEETFKFECSINWHFLYLNYLKKIKNKNKVNEKQFKKIYNRYVKNSFMA is encoded by the exons atgaataattattattatattaaaggcGCGCCGGATACGGTACTGTTCGACGCGAGCCTGGTGGCGTCGTACGATGAGGTGTTGGACGCGGAATGTGACGAGGATTGCGATCTCGATTGCTTGGTGACTGTAACCGAGGCCGGTCGTCGCGCGGCATATAACGCGTTTCGCAACGTGCCGGAAGCGCGCGTTGCGCAGAACCTGTATCTGTGCGCGTGCGTCGAGCTCAAGCACAGGACTGTGGACACGGACGACGACATCATCGAGCAGACCGCCGAGTTCTGGCTGGACGTTGGTAATGACGACATCAAGGTAAAGgtttgtaaaacatttttcgCCCGCACCCTGGGACTGCCGGACTCGCGACTGGAGGCACTGCTGGAGCCTGACACCTTCGAATGGTTCTCGAGATACCGTGACTATAGCAGATCCTCCGGCGACTGCGGCGAAGGCGATATCGATGATGACGAAGACTATGACGAGAATCACGGGCATCGACGACGGCGTTATGCGAACGGCGGGGTCTGTGATGACGACGAAATACCTTGCGCAGATTTCGTGCTAAATTCCAG aaaatatttggaCAAAAAAAATTCGGCATTCGTTGAAGAAACAGATTCGGACGTAGAAGTATACTTGGACGGAATAACGCATTCAGCTTACAATaatgtgataaattatattcaaactaTACCGAGAGTGGTGAGTACTTGGATAAGCCAAGAAAACAGCGAAGAAACGTTCAAATTCGAGTGTAGTATTAATTggcattttttgtatttaaattatttaaaaaaaatcaagaataaaaataaagtgaacGAAaagcagtttaaaaaaatatacaatagatatgttaaaaatagttttatggcATAA
- the LOC132923254 gene encoding 8-oxo-dGDP phosphatase NUDT18, with protein sequence MATLETTVMKLLHGEALDENYELCDFTLADQNEACVAKGVTPIGPSDYVPVTKSTVTYIVLVVLVNSDDEVLMMQEAKSTCAGQWYLPAGRVEPGENLQDAVKRECLEETGLEMELVTLLSVEAASKAWFRFIFTGNVTGGCLKTPAQADSESLQAKWIKNISEVTLRSNDIIPLIECGRAFHNVAKKNKIRKDWHHNLLPVIKPHKKLLLRLLICARQKTSAKLYVLMSEKTQAHFPMCEINHNRNLHSTLRKFMTEIFGADVALHKPHGVLSIEHCGQPEGSNDGLCLSLLVTFQKTLEDVFPIGKYSWTAVSTECAKLIALRTIRNMTVPLKVIC encoded by the exons ATGGCAACGTTAGAAACAACAGTTATGAAGTTGTTACATGGTGAAGCTTTGGACGAAAACTACGAGTTGTGTGACTTTACGTTGGCTGATCAAAATGAAGCTTGTg tggcTAAAGGTGTAACACCCATTGGGCCTTCTGACTATGTACCAGTTACAAAAAGTACAGTTACATATATTGTACTAGTAGTACTGGTGAACAGTGATGATGAAGTGCTCATGATGCAAGAAGCAAAAAGTACTTGTGCTGGTCAATGGTACCTACCTGCTGGTCGTGTTGAACCTGGGGAAAATTTACAA gaTGCCGTTAAAAGAGAATGCTTAGAAGAAACAGGATTAGAAATGGAACTTGTTACTTTATTGTCCGTGGAAGCTGCATCTAAAGCATGGTTTCGATTTATTTTCACTGGAAATGTTACTGGCGGTTGTTTAAAAACACCAGCTCAAGCTGATAGTGAATCTCTACAAGCTAaatggattaaaaatatttctgaa GTTACTCTTCGTTCCAATGATATTATACCATTGATTGAATGTGGTCGAGCTTTTCATAATGTAGCTAAAAAAAACAAGATTCGGAAAGATTGGCACCATAACCTTTTGCCTGTTATTAAACCtcataaaaaacttttattacgTCTTCTTATCTGTGCTAGACAAAAAACCAG tgcTAAATTATATGTGCTTATGTCAGAAAAAACCCAAGCCCATTTTCCAATGTGTGAAATAAACCACAATCGGAATTTGCATTCAACATTACGCAAGTTTATGACT gaaaTATTTGGTGCTGATGTAGCTCTGCATAAACCTCATGGAGTATTAAGCATTGAACATTGCGGCCAACCAGAAGGCTCTAATGATGGTTTATGTTTATCATTATTGGTTACTTTCCAAAAAACATTGGAAGACGTATTCCCTATTGGCAAATATAGTTGGACGGCTGTATCCACAGAATGTGCAAAATTAATTGCATTGAGAACTATACGTAACATGACTGTTCCTCTTAAAGTTATATGTTAA